The proteins below are encoded in one region of Phaseolus vulgaris cultivar G19833 chromosome 1, P. vulgaris v2.0, whole genome shotgun sequence:
- the LOC137815580 gene encoding uncharacterized protein: MAALSKFVSVGGDKGHPYFQCLRRNSRFVWTRECEEAFLKLKECLASPPVLCKPQLDSPLRLYFAITDRAISSVLVQEQDQIQKPIYFVSKVLQGPEVRYQALEKAALAVVFLARRLRHYFQSFIVVVMTDLPICKVLQKPDVARRMVHWAVELSKFDVQYEPKGPIKGQVYADFVVELSSVDTHHEESDFRWVFSVDGSSNKQGSRAGVILEGPNELLIEQALRFAFKANNNHAKYEALIVGILSAKEMGAQSLLAKSDSLLVTGQVTGEYQAKDPQMAAYLEYVQILKKSFAVFELVHVPREKNARADLLAKLVSSRKGGRQRKVVQESLRTPRTFTTNNLVKVHQVSTSEGRKRIHRSLTQETLKTPRISAYPVFGEESLQVCLVERGETWMTPYKRYLADGILPLEPTEARKIKKNLSKYTFIDGELFRHGFAHTILVCVSGEQCMRIMAELHEGICGSHIGGQYLALKALRAGYHWQTIREDCTRYAQQCKQCQQHVDWHKAPPEELGLIYSPWSFHTWGIDILGAFPLAVRQMKYLVVPIEYFMK; the protein is encoded by the coding sequence ATGGCCGCTCTGTCCAAATTTGTATCGGTTGGAGGGGACAAAGGTcacccctatttccagtgcctgaGGAGGAACAGTAGGTTTGTATGGACCAGAGAGTGTGAAGAGGCGTttctcaagctgaaggagtgtCTGGCCAGTCCACCAGTGTTATGCAAGCCGCAGCTAGATTCCCCGCTTCGCCTATACTTTGCGATCACTGATCGGGCGATCAGTTCGGTCCTCGTGCAGGAACAGGACCAGATACAGAAGCCAATCtactttgtgagcaaagtattgcaagggcccgaggtgaggtaccaggccctagagaaGGCAGCTCTGGCAGTGGTGTTCTTAGCGAgaagacttcgccactacttccaaAGCTTTATCGTGGTAGTGATGACAGACCTTCCCATTTGCAAGGTCTTACAAAAGCCAGACGTTGCTAGAAGAATGGTGCATTGGGCGGTAGAGCTATCAAAATTCGACGTACAGTACGAGCCCAAAGGCCCTATCAAAGGCCAAGTTTACGCTGACTTCGTGGTAGAGCTATCCTCGGTAGACACACACCATGAAGAGTCCGACTTCCGATGGGTGTTCTCTGTAGATGGTTCCTCTAATAAACAAGGTAGCAGGGCTGgcgtcatcctggaagggccaaaTGAACTATTGATTGAGCAGGCTCTGCGGTTCGCTTTCAAGGCCAATAACAACCATGCaaagtatgaggctttgatcgttGGAATACTATcagccaaggagatgggtgcgcagagttTGCTGGCGAAGAGTGACTCCTTACTAGTCACGGGCCAAGTAACAGGAGAGTACCAGGCCAAAGACCCTCAGATGGCTGCTTATCTAGAATATGTCCAAATCCTGAAGAAATCATTTGCGGTGTTTGAGTTGGTACATGTCCCTAGAGAgaagaatgcccgagctgacttacTAGCAAAGCTCGTCAGTTCGAGAAAGGGGGGCAGACAAAGGAAAGTCGTCCAGGAAAGCCTGAGGACACCTCGAACCTTCACTACAAATAATTTGGTAAAGGTCCATCAAGTTAGCACGTCGGAAGGGAGGAAGAGAATTCATCGGTCATTGACTCAGGAGACGTTGAAAACACCCAGGATAAGCGCATATCCAGTTTTTGGGGAAGAGTCGTTGCAGGTCTGCCTGGTTGAAAGAGGagaaacctggatgacgccctacaagcgttACTTGGCCGATGGGATACTCCCGCTGGAACCCACAgaggccagaaaaataaagaaaaatttgagcAAATATACCTTCATTGACGGGGaattgttcagacacgggtttgCCCACACTATTTTGGTATGTGTAAGTGGAGAGCAGTGCATGCGAATAATGGCAgaactccatgaagggatatgcgggagTCATATCGGTGGTCAATATCTCGCATTAAAGGCCCTTCGTGCGGGATACCATTGGCAAACCATAAGGGAAGACTGCACAAGGTACGCACAACagtgcaagcaatgtcagcaacacgttgactggcacaaggcgccaccaGAAGAGCTCGGGttgatctatagcccttggtcgttccatacttggggaatcgatattctagGCGCATTTCCTTTGGCAGTacgacagatgaagtacctcgtggttcCCATAGAGTATTTCATGAAGTAG
- the LOC137813667 gene encoding NAC domain-containing protein 83-like, translating into MEVLNPVEGKTYRLPVGYRFDPTDEILAGYYLRKRIMAQPLPNDLIQDCDVHQTEPWALPGGGKYMNWHRFFFYDVRTHVFENPEKRDAGKGQWEVVEKDQEVEFPDELVIAKKSVLVYWKAKGNSLAKTNWVMHEFRLALKSHPSKMTGMAVCRIFETKRGKKAKGSEGVTSNRSNVEEAMDVTPTVIDFTVECGTETGPPPPGTP; encoded by the exons ATGGAAGTGTTAAACCCAGTTGAAGGCAAGACCTATAGGCTCCCAGTTGGGTACAGGTTCGACCCCACTGATGAAATTCTTGCAGGCTACTACCTCAGGAAGAGGATCATGGCACAGCCACTCCCTAATGACCTCATCCAAGACTGTGATGTTCACCAGACTGAGCCTTGGGCTCTCCCAGGAG GTGGGAAGTATATGAATTGGCATAGGTTTTTCTTCTATGATGTGAGGACCCATGTCTTTGAAAACCCTGAAAAGAGAGATGCTGGGAAAGGCCAATGGGAAGTAGTGGAGAAAGATCAAGAGGTTGAGTTTCCTGACGAACTAGTCATTGCAAAAAAGAGCGTTCTGGTTTACTGGAAAGCCAAGGGCAACTCTCTTGCCAAAACAAATTGGGTGATGCATGAGTTTCGTCTTGCCCTAAAGTCACATCCATCCAAG ATGACAGGTATGGCTGTGTGCCGCATATTCGAAACAAAGCGGGGAAAGAAGGCAAAAGGGTCTGAAGGGGTGACCTCTAACAGGAGCAATGTTGAAGAGGCTATGGATGTGACACCCACTGTCATTGATTTCACAGTGGAGTGTGGCACTGAGACTGGTCCTCCCCCTCCTGGGACCCCCTGA